A window of Castanea sativa cultivar Marrone di Chiusa Pesio chromosome 1, ASM4071231v1 contains these coding sequences:
- the LOC142627627 gene encoding NAC domain-containing protein 83-like, which produces MDQRPIFVIQGGFKLPIGYRFRPTDEELVVHYLKRKVFSIPFPASVIPEFDVFQTDPWGLPGDLNEKRYFFSSRKSVNENKSKRAAGSGYWKPIGKDKQILASGSNQAVGMRKALMFCEGKRSYGTKTRWVMHEYRLVGSETNAYSTQVSEIEKEDWVIYCVLKRKKRNEKRGAISQPSKRKKLQSLEVIRPSFMDCQVEESSDLGPPQPSSSCSSEITDVHPNELDQEETSSHISFSSFSCMREA; this is translated from the exons ATGGATCAGAGACCAATCTTTGTCATCCAAGGAGGGTTCAAATTGCCCATTGGGTACAGGTTCCGTCCCACAGATGAAGAGCTTGTTGTTCACTATTTGAAGCGCAAGGTTTTTTCTATTCCATTCCCAGCTTCAGTCATTCCTGAGTTTGATGTTTTCCAGACAGATCCATGGGGCTTGCCAG gtgatttaaacGAAAAAAGGTACTTCTTTAGCAGTAGAAAGAGTGTCAATGAAAACAAGAGCAAGAGAGCTGCTGGTTCTGGTTACTGGAAGCCTATTGGCAAAGACAAACAAATATTAGCTTCTGGGAGCAACCAAGCAGTTGGGATGAGAAAAGCTCTAATGTTTTGTGAAGGGAAGCGATCCTATGGAACTAAAACAAGATGGGTCATGCATGAATATCGTCTTGTGGGCTCTGAGACAAACGCCTATTCGACCCAG GTATCTGAGATTGAAAAGGAAGATTGGGTTATCTATTGTGTacttaaaagaaagaagagaaatgaaaaaCGAGGGGCTATTTCTCAGCCCTCTAAGAGAAAGAAACTTCAGAGCTTGGAGGTGATTAGGCCAAGTTTTATGGATTGCCAGGTGGAAGAGAGCTCTGATTTAGGTCCTCCTCAACCTTCTTCATCTTGTTCAAGTGAAATCACTGATGTCCATCCTAATGAGTTAGATCAGGAAGAAACAAGTTCCCATATtagtttttcttcattttcatgtATGAGAGAGGCTTAA